The following are encoded together in the Macadamia integrifolia cultivar HAES 741 chromosome 10, SCU_Mint_v3, whole genome shotgun sequence genome:
- the LOC122090756 gene encoding protein TIME FOR COFFEE-like isoform X3, whose translation MDRNREARRGSMAATNGLSRRRHRSGSLRDSPEEDGIVELQETARLRDRVNKKDRDRDRSSRNKRRRGDRLMHGSNREDGGEDSTEESIDEEEEDEDEDSGGLRMPPPNPGTSSSLSNHHHQRKSFPPAKMVRAAPTWKVADEMIGVSVPRKARSASAKRSHECWMSNSIPGGGGAEQIHRQASTSPARPNATAASPAPISPSSSNVSVRKKMKPLGPKLRPSKMSKSSSSNQEDIEIEVAEVLYGLMRQSQCPPKQENLVNASQKLDSKDTNGSSNEVRSRVSSPISTSAPAAAHQPLLLPQNSCTSTTSLPVVAPKRKRPRPVKLEEESPAGVTGRNGSISSPAAKVENERPAKSETSSPKSEKNSGSASHNAGPSVDLGSSQPAAAVSSLELPQSAPVKAESNMVSDLKPLTEESETRVGVQTREEVPSPKKESPPCTKLDVDLEDATATKTISTAAEVECKREEKFKIDLMAPPPLKSSPERDGDVESVSDPKSIAPDVEMVPKAEAPTAEEKMEEKKTEQLVEESESQKQLANKERILDLQFDLEKPDKDGGTGSISGSKQQQQQPKTATRHDPKTEKTAQSTSLPPQMTLPGWPGGLPSLGYMPPLQAVLPLDGSTASSTAAVQPPHFVLSQPRPKRCATHYYIARNINYHQQFTRMNPFWSAAAGSASMYGAKPYNLNVAPPTESVIHGNPLQGNLAGRSLISVQDKVQASSTISGQNAKDKSSAPAAANFMDATQRKQLVMKQAPQPAAAGNLLHGPAFIFPLSQQQAAVAAGSRSGAVKSVVATGNAVLPGAANSGPVVPASSSSMAPGTIPTVSFNYPNLAANEAQYLAMLQNNGYPFLPAHVGAPPPYRGGSPAQAMSFINGSFYPPQMIHPSQLQQQAQQQSHSQPQAVQQGHPNTTTSSGSSSSQKHQQAQQQLLQGGGNNGGGGSSNNFTATKNRLPMQLHQQQQQQNHPVPAPNQSRQHEGEAGGEDSPSTADSRVPHAQKSIYGQNFAMPIHPQNFALISPAALGGGGGTGSHGEKQQQQQQSLKSGVELLPSQAFAMSFASFNGAATAQGLDFSSMAQNHAIFQSFPEAARHGYQMAAAAAAQAAQHKKNHHISEEGRTGGDSINVEDERKGAAGKGDFSSLAQNHAIFQSLPEVARHNYQMAAALAAQPKKNHHSEGGKTGGDSINGEDERKGTVGKAAFSSMAQNHAMFQGLPEAVRHSYQMAAAAAQAAQQKRNHHISEGGKTGGDSINVEDERKGTAGKADFSTMAQNHAMFQSLPEAARHSYQMAAAAAQAAQQKKHHHISEERKISGDSSNVEDKRKGVAGKATVGVGQSLAFSRPDSTDPSVSSVLGNTVIDSSARTLNLISAPINGNRAARPSTSTSTSTTAAPASSPITQHQQQQQQQLIQLKRQQQQQQQQQQHMPEQFAAAVAARSKTPSSSNASVYSDCLPSSAKFPNVVFPQALIQGSSPAQSPQWKNSGRTMGSTVPSPSQSSTSTSSLKNLPQQQSRIQQGHTHISFGVNTKQATAAQGQQLPMNNQSPSPPVVVGSPPTSSISKGAGGSPRTSSTGGKSGSSPVLPSQQHKSSQSAGHSRKSSPVGGRNVPSIIGNSHMNTAPSSCGQLQVVQQQHNMQKHTLQQPQLYFTNAAYLQAPSPQSINTTTTTTTTTTSTTGYYHQRRQNDQQQQQGASGAPSNGMLSLCQPSMTSDPAKAVAAAAAAVNGVKGVMPPSGLLQAAQFAAQTAGNAHQLMSAAFPYMHTMPTVSVKPAEQKQPAGSDTLHACWQPEKR comes from the exons ATGGATAGGAATAGAGAAGCTAGAAGAGGAAGTATGGCGGCTACGAACGGATTGTCGAGACGGCGACATAGAAGTGGTAGTCTGAGAGATTCACctg AGGAAGATGGAATCGTGGAGTTGCAGGAAACGGCGAGGTTAAGAGATCGAGTGAACAAAAAGGATAGAGATCGGGATCGGTCGAGTCGAAACAAGCGAAGGAGAGGCGATAGATTGATGCATGGAAGTAATAGAGAGGATGGAGGAGAGGATAGTACGGAAGAAAGtatagatgaggaagaggaggatgaggatgaggattcTGGTGGGCTTCGGATGCCGCCTCCGAATCCTGGAACTTCGTCCTCACTATCGAACCATCATCACCAACGGAAGAGCTTCCCACCAGCGAAGATGGTTAGAGCAGCCCCTACGTGGAAGGTTGCCGATGAGATGATCGGAGTCTCAGTGCCGCGAAAAGCTCGGTCAG CCTCCGCCAAAAGGTCGCACGAATGTTGGATGTCAAACAGTATTCCAGGTGGAGGCGGGGCGGAGCAGATTCACCGGCAAGCTTCAACTTCGCCGGCTAGGCCGAATGCCACAGCAGCATCGCCAGCTCCGATCTCGCCGTCCTCATCCAATGTTTCTGTGCGGAAGAAGATG AAACCTCTAGGGCCCAAGCTCCGGCCGTCGAAGATGTCCAAGTCCTCATCGTCAAATCAGGAGGACATCGAAATCGAGGTTGCAGAGGTTCTGTACGGATTGATGAGGCAATCGCAATGCCCTCCGAAGCAAGAAAATCTTGTAAATGCATCGCAGAAGTTAGATTCCAAAGATACTAATGGATCCAGTAATGAGGTGAGATCGAGAGTTTCTTCTCCGATCTCAACATCAGCTCCGGCGGCGGCACATCAGCCGTTGTTATTGCCTCAGAATTCTTGTACTTCCACCACTTCGTTGCCAGTTGTGG CTCCAAAGAGGAAGAGACCTCGACCCGTAAAGCTCGAGGAGGAGAGTCCTGCTGGTGTCACTGGTCGCAACGGTTCCATCTCGTCTCCTGCAGCTAAAGTTGAGAATGAACGGCCTGCAAAATCGGAAACTTCTTCCCCCAAATCGGAGAAGAACTCAGGTTCTGCCAGTCATAATGCTGGGCCCTCTGTTGATCTGGGTTCTTCTCAACCCGCTGCGGCTGTGTCTTCATTAGAGCTGCCTCAATCGGCACCTGTGAAAGCGGAAAGCAATATGGTATCTGATCTGAAGCCGTTAACTGAAGAATCAGAAACTCGGGTAGGGGTTCAGACGCGGGAGGAAGTCCCGTCGCCTAAAAAGGAATCTCCCCCTTGTACCAAATTGGATGTTGATCTTGAGGATGCGACAGCCACGAAAAC GATCTCAACGGCTGCAGAGGTTGAATGCAAGCGGGAGGAGAAGTTTAAGATCGATCTCATG GCTCCTCCGCCACTGAAATCATCTCCGGAAAGAGATGGTGATGTAGAAAGCGTATCAGATCCTAAATCTATTGCTCCAGATGTCGAAATG GTGCCTAAGGCAGAGGCTCCGACGGCAGaggagaaga tggaagagaagaagacgGAACAACTAGTGGAAGAATCTGAATCGCAGAAGCAGCTAGCTAATAAGGAGAGGATCCTCGATCTGCAGTTTGATTTGGAGAAGCCGGATAAGGATGGTGGCACGGGTAGTATCAGTGGCAGCAAACAACAGCAGCAACAGCCCAAAACTGCTACTAGGCACGATCCGAAAACGGAGAAAACTG cCCAGTCAACGTCTTTGCCTCCGCAGATGACTCTACCAGGTTGGCCAGGCGGGCTTCCTTCTCTTGG ATATATGCCACCTCTCCAAGCAGTCCTTCCCTTGGACGGGAGCACCGCATCTTCGACGGCGGCTGTACAG CCGCCCCATTTTGTTCTTTCTCAACCGCGACCGAAAAGGTGTGCGACCCATTACTACATTGCTAGGAACATAAACTATCACCAACAGTTTACAAGGATGAATCCATTCTGGTCTGCAGCAGCTGGTTCTGCATCTATGTATGGGGCCAAGCCATATAATCTTAATGTCGCACCCCCAACGGAAAGCGTGATTCATGGAAACCCATTACAAGGAAACTTAGCGGGTAGGAGTTTGATCTCGGTGCAAGACAAAGTCCAGGCCTCAAGCACCATTTCGGGTCAAAATGCCAAAGACAAAAGCTCTGCCCCTGCGGCTGCCAACTTCATGGATGCCACACAGAGAAAGCAGCTTGTGATGAAGCAAGCTCCTCAGCCAGCAGCAGCTGGTAATTTATTG CATGGCCCAGCCTTCATTTTTCCACTCAGTCAGCAGCAGGCAGCTGTAGCTGCGGGGTCCCGATCTGGGGCTGTGAAGTCTGTTGTAGCCACAGGCAATGCAGTTCTGCCTGGTGCAGCTAATTCTGGCCCGGTTGTTCCAGCAAGCTCTTCATCTATGGCACCAGGAACTATCCCAACTGTCAGCTTCAATTACCCTAATTTGGCTGCCAATGAAGCTCAGTATTTAGCAATGTTGCAGAACAATGGTTATCCATTTCTTCCTGCTCACGTTGGAGCTCCACCACCTTATAGAGGAGGAAGCCCTGCTCAGGCAATGTCTTTCATCAATGGGTCTTTCTATCCTCCTCAGATGATACATCCGTCACAGCTTCAACAGCAGGCACAACAACAGTCTCATTCACAGCCCCAAGCAGTACAGCAGGGTCACCCAAACACAACAACATCAAGTGGCTCTTCATCATCACAGAAACATCAGCAGGCTCAGCAGCAGCTGTTGCAAGGTGGTGGCAACAATGGTGGGGGTGGAAGCTCAAATAACTTTACTGCCACAAAGAACCGTCTGCCAATGCAATTgcatcagcagcagcagcaacagaatCATCCTGTCCCTGCACCCAACCAATCTCGCCAACATGAGGGTGAAGCTGGTGGAGAAGATAGCCCATCAACTGCAGATAGTCGAGTTCCACATGCTCAAAAGAGCATCTATGGGCAGAATTTTGCAATGCCCATTCATCCACAGAACTTTGCCTTGATATCGCCTGCTGCattgggtggtggtggtggtactGGGAGTCATGGTGAgaagcagcaacagcagcaacaaAGCTTGAAGAGTGGAGTGGAACTCCTCCCATCTCAAGCATTTGCAATGTCATTTGCCTCTTTCAATGGAGCTGCTACGGCCCAGGGCCTTGACTTCTCTTCCATGGCTCAGAATCATGCGATTTTCCAGAGCTTTCCTGAGGCGGCTAGACATGGTTACCAGATGGCTGCCGCCGCTGCTGCTCAGGCAGCTCAGCATAAGAAGAACCATCATATTTCTGAGGAAGGGAGGACTGGTGGTGACTCAATTAATGTAGAGGATGAAAGAAAGGGGGCAGCAGGGAAGGGTGACTTCTCGTCCTTGGCTCAGAATCATGCAATTTTCCAGAGCCTTCCCGAGGTAGCTAGACATAATTACCAGATGGCTGCTGCACTGGCAGCTCAACCAAAGAAAAACCACCATTCCGAGGGAGGGAAGACTGGTGGTGACTCAATTAATGGAGAGGATGAAAGAAAGGGGACAGTGGGGAAGGCCGCCTTCTCATCCATGGCTCAGAATCATGCAATGTTCCAAGGCCTCCCTGAGGCGGTTAGACATAGTTACCAGATGGCCGCAGCTGCTGCTCAGGCAGCTCAACAGAAGAGGAACCACCATATTTCCGAGGGAGGGAAGACTGGTGGTGACTCAATTAATGTAGAGGATGAAAGAAAGGGGACAGCAGGGAAGGCTGATTTCTCGACCATGGCTCAGAATCATGCGATGTTCCAGAGCCTTCCTGAAGCGGCTAGACATAGTTACCAGATGGCCGCAGCTGCCGCTCAGGCAGCTCAACAGAAGAAGCACCACCATATTTCCGAGGAAAGGAAGATTAGTGGTGACTCGAGTAATGTAGAGGATAAAAGAAAGGGGGTAGCAGGGAAGGCCACAGTGGGTGTGGGGCAGTCTCTTGCCTTCTCCCGACCAGATTCAACGGATCCTTCTGTGTCCTCAGTTTTGGGCAATACTGTTATTGATAGTTCTGCCCGGACTCTCAATCTCATTTCAGCTCCTATCAATGGCAATCGAGCTGCTCGTCCAAGCACCTCAACTTCTACATCCACTACTGCTGCCCCAGCTAGTTCTCCCATTACTCAGcatcagcaacaacaacagcaacaactgATTCAGCTTAAGcggcagcaacagcaacagcaacagcagcagcagcatatGCCTGAACAGTTTGCAGCAGCTGTAGCAGCTCGTAGTAAAACACCGTCATCCAGCAATGCCAGTGTCTACTCAGATTGCCTCCCTTCATCTGCCAAGTTTCCAAATGTGGTTTTCCCACAGGCCCTTATCCAAGGCAGTAGCCCTGCCCAGTCACCCCAATGGAAAAATTCAGGGAGGACAATGGGTTCCACTGTCCCTTCGCCTTCGCAGTCTTCAACTTCCACATCCTCCCTGAAGAATCTCCCTCAGCAGCAAAGCAGGATTCAACAGGGTCACACACACATATCATTTGGGGTGAACACAAAACAAGCAACAGCAGCTCAGGGGCAACAGCTTCCCATGAATAACCAGTCTCCATCCCCGCCTGTGGTGGTGGGTTCCCCACCAACATCATCGATTTCCAAGGGTGCAGGGGGAAGCCCCAGGACGAGTTCCACTGGTGGTAAGTCGGGTTCATCTCCTGTGCTACCTTCTCAACAACACAAGAGCTCCCAATCTGCTGGACACAGTAGGAAGTCATCTCCAGTGGGTGGAAGGAATGTGCCATCCATCATTGGCAATTCTCACATGAACACTGCCCCGAGTTCCTGTGGGCAGTTGCAGGTGGTGCAGCAGCAGCATAATATGCAAAAGCATACTTTGCAGCAGCCCCAACTATATTTCACCAATGCTGCCTATTTGCAAGCTCCGTCGCCCCAGTCAATTAACACAACAACGACCACCacaacaaccaccacaagcacGACTGGGTATTATCACCAAAGACGGCAAAATGATCAACAGCAGCAGCAAGGGGCCTCAGGTGCACCTTCCAATGGTATGCTGTCACTATGTCAACCATCGATGACCTCGGATCCAGCCAAAGCTGTTGCTGCAGCGGCTGCAGCTGTGAATGGTGTAAAAGGAGTGATGCCGCCATCAGGGCTATTGCAAGCTGCCCAATTTGCTGCTCAGACAGCAGGGAACGCACATCAACTAATGTCTGCGGCCTTCCCTTACATGCATACAATGCCCACCGTGTCCGTGAAACCAGCTGAACAGAAGCAACCCGCGG GAAGTGACACTTTGCATGCCTGCTGGCAGCCTGAGAAGagatga
- the LOC122090756 gene encoding protein TIME FOR COFFEE-like isoform X2, with amino-acid sequence MDRNREARRGSMAATNGLSRRRHRSEEDGIVELQETARLRDRVNKKDRDRDRSSRNKRRRGDRLMHGSNREDGGEDSTEESIDEEEEDEDEDSGGLRMPPPNPGTSSSLSNHHHQRKSFPPAKMVRAAPTWKVADEMIGVSVPRKARSASAKRSHECWMSNSIPGGGGAEQIHRQASTSPARPNATAASPAPISPSSSNVSVRKKMKPLGPKLRPSKMSKSSSSNQEDIEIEVAEVLYGLMRQSQCPPKQENLVNASQKLDSKDTNGSSNEVRSRVSSPISTSAPAAAHQPLLLPQNSCTSTTSLPVVAPKRKRPRPVKLEEESPAGVTGRNGSISSPAAKVENERPAKSETSSPKSEKNSGSASHNAGPSVDLGSSQPAAAVSSLELPQSAPVKAESNMVSDLKPLTEESETRVGVQTREEVPSPKKESPPCTKLDVDLEDATATKTISTAAEVECKREEKFKIDLMAPPPLKSSPERDGDVESVSDPKSIAPDVEMVPKAEAPTAEEKMEKIALPDAGEVRLEEKKTEQLVEESESQKQLANKERILDLQFDLEKPDKDGGTGSISGSKQQQQQPKTATRHDPKTEKTAQSTSLPPQMTLPGWPGGLPSLGYMPPLQAVLPLDGSTASSTAAVQPPHFVLSQPRPKRCATHYYIARNINYHQQFTRMNPFWSAAAGSASMYGAKPYNLNVAPPTESVIHGNPLQGNLAGRSLISVQDKVQASSTISGQNAKDKSSAPAAANFMDATQRKQLVMKQAPQPAAAGNLLHGPAFIFPLSQQQAAVAAGSRSGAVKSVVATGNAVLPGAANSGPVVPASSSSMAPGTIPTVSFNYPNLAANEAQYLAMLQNNGYPFLPAHVGAPPPYRGGSPAQAMSFINGSFYPPQMIHPSQLQQQAQQQSHSQPQAVQQGHPNTTTSSGSSSSQKHQQAQQQLLQGGGNNGGGGSSNNFTATKNRLPMQLHQQQQQQNHPVPAPNQSRQHEGEAGGEDSPSTADSRVPHAQKSIYGQNFAMPIHPQNFALISPAALGGGGGTGSHGEKQQQQQQSLKSGVELLPSQAFAMSFASFNGAATAQGLDFSSMAQNHAIFQSFPEAARHGYQMAAAAAAQAAQHKKNHHISEEGRTGGDSINVEDERKGAAGKGDFSSLAQNHAIFQSLPEVARHNYQMAAALAAQPKKNHHSEGGKTGGDSINGEDERKGTVGKAAFSSMAQNHAMFQGLPEAVRHSYQMAAAAAQAAQQKRNHHISEGGKTGGDSINVEDERKGTAGKADFSTMAQNHAMFQSLPEAARHSYQMAAAAAQAAQQKKHHHISEERKISGDSSNVEDKRKGVAGKATVGVGQSLAFSRPDSTDPSVSSVLGNTVIDSSARTLNLISAPINGNRAARPSTSTSTSTTAAPASSPITQHQQQQQQQLIQLKRQQQQQQQQQQHMPEQFAAAVAARSKTPSSSNASVYSDCLPSSAKFPNVVFPQALIQGSSPAQSPQWKNSGRTMGSTVPSPSQSSTSTSSLKNLPQQQSRIQQGHTHISFGVNTKQATAAQGQQLPMNNQSPSPPVVVGSPPTSSISKGAGGSPRTSSTGGKSGSSPVLPSQQHKSSQSAGHSRKSSPVGGRNVPSIIGNSHMNTAPSSCGQLQVVQQQHNMQKHTLQQPQLYFTNAAYLQAPSPQSINTTTTTTTTTTSTTGYYHQRRQNDQQQQQGASGAPSNGMLSLCQPSMTSDPAKAVAAAAAAVNGVKGVMPPSGLLQAAQFAAQTAGNAHQLMSAAFPYMHTMPTVSVKPAEQKQPAGSDTLHACWQPEKR; translated from the exons ATGGATAGGAATAGAGAAGCTAGAAGAGGAAGTATGGCGGCTACGAACGGATTGTCGAGACGGCGACATAGAAGTG AGGAAGATGGAATCGTGGAGTTGCAGGAAACGGCGAGGTTAAGAGATCGAGTGAACAAAAAGGATAGAGATCGGGATCGGTCGAGTCGAAACAAGCGAAGGAGAGGCGATAGATTGATGCATGGAAGTAATAGAGAGGATGGAGGAGAGGATAGTACGGAAGAAAGtatagatgaggaagaggaggatgaggatgaggattcTGGTGGGCTTCGGATGCCGCCTCCGAATCCTGGAACTTCGTCCTCACTATCGAACCATCATCACCAACGGAAGAGCTTCCCACCAGCGAAGATGGTTAGAGCAGCCCCTACGTGGAAGGTTGCCGATGAGATGATCGGAGTCTCAGTGCCGCGAAAAGCTCGGTCAG CCTCCGCCAAAAGGTCGCACGAATGTTGGATGTCAAACAGTATTCCAGGTGGAGGCGGGGCGGAGCAGATTCACCGGCAAGCTTCAACTTCGCCGGCTAGGCCGAATGCCACAGCAGCATCGCCAGCTCCGATCTCGCCGTCCTCATCCAATGTTTCTGTGCGGAAGAAGATG AAACCTCTAGGGCCCAAGCTCCGGCCGTCGAAGATGTCCAAGTCCTCATCGTCAAATCAGGAGGACATCGAAATCGAGGTTGCAGAGGTTCTGTACGGATTGATGAGGCAATCGCAATGCCCTCCGAAGCAAGAAAATCTTGTAAATGCATCGCAGAAGTTAGATTCCAAAGATACTAATGGATCCAGTAATGAGGTGAGATCGAGAGTTTCTTCTCCGATCTCAACATCAGCTCCGGCGGCGGCACATCAGCCGTTGTTATTGCCTCAGAATTCTTGTACTTCCACCACTTCGTTGCCAGTTGTGG CTCCAAAGAGGAAGAGACCTCGACCCGTAAAGCTCGAGGAGGAGAGTCCTGCTGGTGTCACTGGTCGCAACGGTTCCATCTCGTCTCCTGCAGCTAAAGTTGAGAATGAACGGCCTGCAAAATCGGAAACTTCTTCCCCCAAATCGGAGAAGAACTCAGGTTCTGCCAGTCATAATGCTGGGCCCTCTGTTGATCTGGGTTCTTCTCAACCCGCTGCGGCTGTGTCTTCATTAGAGCTGCCTCAATCGGCACCTGTGAAAGCGGAAAGCAATATGGTATCTGATCTGAAGCCGTTAACTGAAGAATCAGAAACTCGGGTAGGGGTTCAGACGCGGGAGGAAGTCCCGTCGCCTAAAAAGGAATCTCCCCCTTGTACCAAATTGGATGTTGATCTTGAGGATGCGACAGCCACGAAAAC GATCTCAACGGCTGCAGAGGTTGAATGCAAGCGGGAGGAGAAGTTTAAGATCGATCTCATG GCTCCTCCGCCACTGAAATCATCTCCGGAAAGAGATGGTGATGTAGAAAGCGTATCAGATCCTAAATCTATTGCTCCAGATGTCGAAATG GTGCCTAAGGCAGAGGCTCCGACGGCAGaggagaagatggagaaaaTTGCTCTGCCGGATGCAGGAGAAGTTCGAttggaagagaagaagacgGAACAACTAGTGGAAGAATCTGAATCGCAGAAGCAGCTAGCTAATAAGGAGAGGATCCTCGATCTGCAGTTTGATTTGGAGAAGCCGGATAAGGATGGTGGCACGGGTAGTATCAGTGGCAGCAAACAACAGCAGCAACAGCCCAAAACTGCTACTAGGCACGATCCGAAAACGGAGAAAACTG cCCAGTCAACGTCTTTGCCTCCGCAGATGACTCTACCAGGTTGGCCAGGCGGGCTTCCTTCTCTTGG ATATATGCCACCTCTCCAAGCAGTCCTTCCCTTGGACGGGAGCACCGCATCTTCGACGGCGGCTGTACAG CCGCCCCATTTTGTTCTTTCTCAACCGCGACCGAAAAGGTGTGCGACCCATTACTACATTGCTAGGAACATAAACTATCACCAACAGTTTACAAGGATGAATCCATTCTGGTCTGCAGCAGCTGGTTCTGCATCTATGTATGGGGCCAAGCCATATAATCTTAATGTCGCACCCCCAACGGAAAGCGTGATTCATGGAAACCCATTACAAGGAAACTTAGCGGGTAGGAGTTTGATCTCGGTGCAAGACAAAGTCCAGGCCTCAAGCACCATTTCGGGTCAAAATGCCAAAGACAAAAGCTCTGCCCCTGCGGCTGCCAACTTCATGGATGCCACACAGAGAAAGCAGCTTGTGATGAAGCAAGCTCCTCAGCCAGCAGCAGCTGGTAATTTATTG CATGGCCCAGCCTTCATTTTTCCACTCAGTCAGCAGCAGGCAGCTGTAGCTGCGGGGTCCCGATCTGGGGCTGTGAAGTCTGTTGTAGCCACAGGCAATGCAGTTCTGCCTGGTGCAGCTAATTCTGGCCCGGTTGTTCCAGCAAGCTCTTCATCTATGGCACCAGGAACTATCCCAACTGTCAGCTTCAATTACCCTAATTTGGCTGCCAATGAAGCTCAGTATTTAGCAATGTTGCAGAACAATGGTTATCCATTTCTTCCTGCTCACGTTGGAGCTCCACCACCTTATAGAGGAGGAAGCCCTGCTCAGGCAATGTCTTTCATCAATGGGTCTTTCTATCCTCCTCAGATGATACATCCGTCACAGCTTCAACAGCAGGCACAACAACAGTCTCATTCACAGCCCCAAGCAGTACAGCAGGGTCACCCAAACACAACAACATCAAGTGGCTCTTCATCATCACAGAAACATCAGCAGGCTCAGCAGCAGCTGTTGCAAGGTGGTGGCAACAATGGTGGGGGTGGAAGCTCAAATAACTTTACTGCCACAAAGAACCGTCTGCCAATGCAATTgcatcagcagcagcagcaacagaatCATCCTGTCCCTGCACCCAACCAATCTCGCCAACATGAGGGTGAAGCTGGTGGAGAAGATAGCCCATCAACTGCAGATAGTCGAGTTCCACATGCTCAAAAGAGCATCTATGGGCAGAATTTTGCAATGCCCATTCATCCACAGAACTTTGCCTTGATATCGCCTGCTGCattgggtggtggtggtggtactGGGAGTCATGGTGAgaagcagcaacagcagcaacaaAGCTTGAAGAGTGGAGTGGAACTCCTCCCATCTCAAGCATTTGCAATGTCATTTGCCTCTTTCAATGGAGCTGCTACGGCCCAGGGCCTTGACTTCTCTTCCATGGCTCAGAATCATGCGATTTTCCAGAGCTTTCCTGAGGCGGCTAGACATGGTTACCAGATGGCTGCCGCCGCTGCTGCTCAGGCAGCTCAGCATAAGAAGAACCATCATATTTCTGAGGAAGGGAGGACTGGTGGTGACTCAATTAATGTAGAGGATGAAAGAAAGGGGGCAGCAGGGAAGGGTGACTTCTCGTCCTTGGCTCAGAATCATGCAATTTTCCAGAGCCTTCCCGAGGTAGCTAGACATAATTACCAGATGGCTGCTGCACTGGCAGCTCAACCAAAGAAAAACCACCATTCCGAGGGAGGGAAGACTGGTGGTGACTCAATTAATGGAGAGGATGAAAGAAAGGGGACAGTGGGGAAGGCCGCCTTCTCATCCATGGCTCAGAATCATGCAATGTTCCAAGGCCTCCCTGAGGCGGTTAGACATAGTTACCAGATGGCCGCAGCTGCTGCTCAGGCAGCTCAACAGAAGAGGAACCACCATATTTCCGAGGGAGGGAAGACTGGTGGTGACTCAATTAATGTAGAGGATGAAAGAAAGGGGACAGCAGGGAAGGCTGATTTCTCGACCATGGCTCAGAATCATGCGATGTTCCAGAGCCTTCCTGAAGCGGCTAGACATAGTTACCAGATGGCCGCAGCTGCCGCTCAGGCAGCTCAACAGAAGAAGCACCACCATATTTCCGAGGAAAGGAAGATTAGTGGTGACTCGAGTAATGTAGAGGATAAAAGAAAGGGGGTAGCAGGGAAGGCCACAGTGGGTGTGGGGCAGTCTCTTGCCTTCTCCCGACCAGATTCAACGGATCCTTCTGTGTCCTCAGTTTTGGGCAATACTGTTATTGATAGTTCTGCCCGGACTCTCAATCTCATTTCAGCTCCTATCAATGGCAATCGAGCTGCTCGTCCAAGCACCTCAACTTCTACATCCACTACTGCTGCCCCAGCTAGTTCTCCCATTACTCAGcatcagcaacaacaacagcaacaactgATTCAGCTTAAGcggcagcaacagcaacagcaacagcagcagcagcatatGCCTGAACAGTTTGCAGCAGCTGTAGCAGCTCGTAGTAAAACACCGTCATCCAGCAATGCCAGTGTCTACTCAGATTGCCTCCCTTCATCTGCCAAGTTTCCAAATGTGGTTTTCCCACAGGCCCTTATCCAAGGCAGTAGCCCTGCCCAGTCACCCCAATGGAAAAATTCAGGGAGGACAATGGGTTCCACTGTCCCTTCGCCTTCGCAGTCTTCAACTTCCACATCCTCCCTGAAGAATCTCCCTCAGCAGCAAAGCAGGATTCAACAGGGTCACACACACATATCATTTGGGGTGAACACAAAACAAGCAACAGCAGCTCAGGGGCAACAGCTTCCCATGAATAACCAGTCTCCATCCCCGCCTGTGGTGGTGGGTTCCCCACCAACATCATCGATTTCCAAGGGTGCAGGGGGAAGCCCCAGGACGAGTTCCACTGGTGGTAAGTCGGGTTCATCTCCTGTGCTACCTTCTCAACAACACAAGAGCTCCCAATCTGCTGGACACAGTAGGAAGTCATCTCCAGTGGGTGGAAGGAATGTGCCATCCATCATTGGCAATTCTCACATGAACACTGCCCCGAGTTCCTGTGGGCAGTTGCAGGTGGTGCAGCAGCAGCATAATATGCAAAAGCATACTTTGCAGCAGCCCCAACTATATTTCACCAATGCTGCCTATTTGCAAGCTCCGTCGCCCCAGTCAATTAACACAACAACGACCACCacaacaaccaccacaagcacGACTGGGTATTATCACCAAAGACGGCAAAATGATCAACAGCAGCAGCAAGGGGCCTCAGGTGCACCTTCCAATGGTATGCTGTCACTATGTCAACCATCGATGACCTCGGATCCAGCCAAAGCTGTTGCTGCAGCGGCTGCAGCTGTGAATGGTGTAAAAGGAGTGATGCCGCCATCAGGGCTATTGCAAGCTGCCCAATTTGCTGCTCAGACAGCAGGGAACGCACATCAACTAATGTCTGCGGCCTTCCCTTACATGCATACAATGCCCACCGTGTCCGTGAAACCAGCTGAACAGAAGCAACCCGCGG GAAGTGACACTTTGCATGCCTGCTGGCAGCCTGAGAAGagatga